tctaaaagatattttttaagtgtgttaaaaaaaagggaaggaataaAATTCATAAGGAAAGAATAAATCATTATGAGAAAATAACGGGTAGATTTGAGAAAAAATAGgaattgttaaaatgaaaatgacagtgaAATTGAAGACTTGATGGATGGGTTAAACGATTAGACCTGACTTAAGAGAGAATTAGTAAAATGGAAGCTAACACGGAAGAAATCACCCATATggcagcacagagagaaaaagagacattttcctggagggagaaaatgtaaaagatgaGCCTAGTACCCTTGTAGCAtgagaaagtaaggaagtgctcctCCTCCCAAAAAGTCAGCAAAGGTGGAGTCATATCAAAGGGACACAGAAACCAACTggaagagctcccaatggccaacaCTGAAACATTATGAGTGAGTGAGAAAAtgaagtagtattggattataacccaaagtataaaataaatatccgtTAGACCATACTTATATAAATCagtgattgaataaataagtgtGGGAGAAGAGGCGAATGTCTCGTGCAGAAGAATTCCGAATAATTTATGTAGACTCTCCTACTCAAAGAGAtggagcataactccccactccgTAAGTGTGCGGTGTACATATTGGTTTCCTCCCAAAGAGCACAGTATGGAAAGGGGAAAAAGGGGACCTTTACAGGGGAGAAGTCTGGCAAGCATCACCTCAGCCAGgagatcaaggtcaacatcaagaGTGATGTCACGTTGATACTTTGTGTCCTTGACAGGATGTGATGAGAATAGCGCTTTACCTCTGGGTTCTTCCTCCCCAAGTTCCATACTCTCAGTCTTAATCATGGGGAAAATATTAGACAAATCTCtattgaggaacattctacaaaatgcccagccaatattcctcaaaacTGCCAAGGTCATTAAAAGcagggaaagtctgagaaactgtcacagccaacaGGAACCTAAATTGGCATGATAACTAAATGTAATATGGATGCTGAATgggatcctggaatagaaaaaaacgttaggtaaaaactaaggaaatctgactAAAGCATGgacttgagttaaaaaaaaaacatggaggaGCGCATTTTCCTAGTAgcacatatagaaataaatgaagcaaattcaggaaataaaggaagcaaaaagaaatggACCCTAAAAGTGTGAAATGCTCAATGCATTCAAAATAAGCTATCTGTATAAATTAAGACGTGTAATGACACTCAGACACAAGTGCAAAGTAATATATACATTATGATGCCATttgggtaaaattttaaaacacgtAAACTGTATTCCATACAATTATGGTTACACACTCAATGTGCTAATGGCCTGAACAAATGGATTAGGAGGATCCACGCCAATCTTAGGATAGCagttgcctctggggaggggtGGAAGGAGGGAAATGGATCGGGGAGGGATCAAAAAGGAATTGAACTGCAAAAGGATTTGATATCtgcaaaatcatatttaaaataaaaatctgaagcaaatggtaaaatgttaatatttgttcAATCTTGGTGGGGGAGTTTACGGTGGTTTTACATTATTCTCTGTATATTTCTGTCTGTTTGAGATAGataatacaatattttttctaaaaataaattattaatagaaaaatgagaTTGACTGCATaaccaaaaaaaatagaataaaaaagaatcaaaaaaacttgataagagaaaccaaaaattgataaatcaacAAGTAGCAGTGTAAGAACACTATATAAGTACACAGCAGTGACCCCAAGAAGGAAGAGCTCTGAGCCTTCCCGGGCGGCGCCTTTTGGGCGGGACTGGAGAGCGAGGAGGGGGCGACAATTCTGCCGGAGCCGGCGCTCACCTTTGAGGAAGACGTAGTTCACAAGAACCATGAGCGTGTCTCGCGTGAACTCCTGGAGGCAGTCCACCACCTGCCCATACGTTTGCTTTCTCACGTAGTCGTTAATCTGCCTCCCGGTTGTGGCAGAATCTGTGAAGTTGGCGGAAAAAGCGAAAGCCCCATATCGCTCCCTGATGGCATCCAGAAAGTGCTGCCGAGGCTTTAGCTGCCTGTCCAGGAACAGGGAGTTGCCTACTTTGAGTTCATGTTTGGGGCTGGGCCGGTTAAGGGTGTGGATGAGGCTCTGGAAACCTCGGTGGATGTCAGCTTCCGGGGTTTCCGTGAGGTTGAAGCCGAGGCCCTCCAGGATCTGAGTCGGAGTGTCCCCTTGGGCCCCAagagagagcagggccagggTGCTAGAGATGCTCACGGGCGAGAAGAAGATGTTTCCCGGGGTTTCTGCTGCCAGCTGCTTATACAATCGCAGAGCAAAGTGGGTGATGGCGGGTGTGACTTTGTGGTAGGCGGGGGCTGGCTCTGAGAGCTGGTCCCTGGGGGCTTGAGGCACCCCGAGACTCTTATCTCCATGGGCGGGAAAGGGCTGACAACAGACAGAGGCCAGGATCCCTGTTTCCAGCAGCCACAGCCACGGCGGCCCCATCCTCTGAAAACAGATGTTGAATGTGTCACTCTTCTCATAAAGAGCTCCATGGTTCCCCATTGCTTACACGACAAACCTCACATCCAAACTGAATACCAGGGAGGAGTCAGGAGGGGCACTGCGGAGGACGAGGTGGTGGCTGAGCAAGCAGGGCTCCAGACTTGTCCCCTGAAAGCTCCAGTCAGAGCTGCAGCCCCTCAGATGAGCTTTACATATTGATACGGCTGTAGAGTCTGTTCAGAAGAGACTCCGGGCTGTAAAACCCTTCCATGGTCTATTCTCCCCgcatccttccctcctttcttccttccatctttcctgccCTCCactcatcctccctccctctctctctctgccctccctccctctacttctcctccctccaccttcctttcttccttccttccttttcctttcctctttccagtGATTCCTTCAGTCATTCATTAACTTTGACGGGTTGGATTGACACTCAATACTATGGAGCAAATGTTCAGGACACCGCGACAACAAGTAGTGCTGGGCCTCCCTGGTACCTAGGCAGGGCCACTAACTATCATCTTGCCCATTGGAGGGGATAGGATGACGTGTGCTGCTCCTGGGTCAGGCCCCCATAGAAAGGGGGTGCCCTCTATTCTCTCGGTCTTTCATTATCCGGAGTGTGCATGTGATGATCAGCCATGGAGACCTTATGGATGAGGGCAGCCCCCGAGGGGTGGGAAAGCCACAGGATGGATGCAGCCTAGCAGGGGAGACGAGAGAGAGATCAACTCGGCCTCCATCAAACCTGTTATTTCAAGTACCTCTTGACACAGGCAGCAGCTGAAACCTGTATCTTAATTGATGCAGAGGTTTAGGAAAGATATCTGcaatgggttgaattgtgtcccctccaaattcatatgctgacaTCCTAACCTCTATGAGTGACTTCATAAGATGAAGTCACTGGTGTGGGCCCCCAATCTAACGTGACCAGTGTCCTtatggaaaaggggaaatttggacacacacacacaggcagaaTGTCACATGAACGTGAAGGCGGAGAGCAGGGTGATGCTTCCACAAGACAAGGAACACCAGGCAAAGAACGCCACCCTCGGGACCCCGGGATTGCCAGCAAACCCCCAGAAACTGGGGCAGCAGCCTGAGGGAGCAGACCCTCCCTCGCAGCCTCGGAGGGAAGCAGCCCTGCCAACAGACACCTTATCTCAGGCCTGCGGGCTCCTGAACTgggagacaatacatttctgtggtttaagccatccagtctatggcaCTTTATTACAGCTGCCCTGGGAAACTAATGCCATGTATCTTGTGCTTTAAGTTATAAAATGCACCAGAAGACCCTTCGAGCCACCTCGGGGAGGTCaaagggaggcaggagcaggagaCCCCTTGCTTCAGGGCCAGGAAGGCAGCTCCAACGCGATGTGAGACTGCAGTGTAGACAACGCTCGTCTCTGCTCGCTCTGCCCTGTCTAGTGccctcctttccctttcccttttccCTCCACACACACGTCCCCTCGTCCCTGCAGAGTGCACCCCACCATGTAGCCACTCGGACTCCCGGTCTTGATGTCTTCAGGAAGAATATCGTCCCCCTGCTCCCTTCAAAAGTGACCCCTCCATTGTCCCATTCCACAGCGGCTGCCCACTGCTGACCGCCCTGATCCTCGTTGTTTGTCTGTCCTGATAACGCTGTGTTTTAAGCAGCACTTTCAGTACCTTTTGCCCAAACCAGTGGCCTCTGGATCAATTACAGATGCTGTGACAGTGTGGCACAGAGCACATTTCTGGAGATGGTTTACAGCACCTGGTGCCTTAAATGCCTCCCAAACCCCAAAGGCCAGTTGTGGGGGGACAAATGCAGCCTCATTATCGGGTATGTTGAAACACGTTTGCTGGTCAAAGTCCTGCGGGCACTGTCCCCAGGCcgcatcctccctccctccctccaccacagCTCCCTGTAGCTGGCTTCATGACTTTCTCCACTCAGGCTGGATTTTCTTTTGAGGGGAGGTTTGGAAGAAGCAGAACAATTTAAATATTGGTCTACCCTGGGAAAATAAGAGTTACAACTATGACGAAACCATTTCCAGTTTATTCTTTTCACCCAGTGGAACTCACCGCTGTTTTCTACCCTACAGCATCCGAAAGATTCCCAGACTCACAGAAGGATCTATTTCCTGAAAAGGAGTGACTTGTAAGGCGGGGGGCTTGGGTTTGAATCAAGATTCAGCAGCAACTCACTGTGTGACACCACGCAAAAGAAACTCTCTGAATAGGTGGTGTTATTTGCAAAATGCAAATGACCATGCCTGCCTCCTGGGGGTGGGGTCTCTTAAGGAAGACAAGACATACAATGTATAAAGCATCTGACATGTAGCAAGTAAGCAATGTCAATTTTCACCCCTTCTACCAAGGCTGGGTGTAATTACACccaatttatttctttcttccttttccagaagGATCCCAGAGGAAAATTAAGAACCCCTTTAATTAGCTACAATATTTCATTTACTGTGTTTATTTTATGGTGAGGATATTAGATACTTTGTATCATTGGTTCCCAACCAGAGGTGTTTGCTCATGTAGGGGGAGGAACAtgtgtggagggggtggggcGGTATTTGGGGTCATCTCAGAGACTGGGGGAGGGGTGCCACTGGCATTTAGGGGGACAGAGTGAGGCGTGAGAAAGCTCTTCAAATGCCAGAATAGTCACACGTGATGATGAGTGGTTCTGCCCGAATGCCCCAGTGCCCCTGTTGAGAAACGCTTGCTTTACTTCATTTAATTGAATCCTTGTGAGAACCTGAACACATAGGTGGTGTTATCTCTGTTGTACAtacagggaaactgagactcagggccCAGACCAAAACCTGTTAAGTGGAAGGGGCCAGACTCAAATTCCAGGCCAGGGCTCTTAGCACACACCAGTTTCTAGCAAATATGCTACAGCATTGTCATTTTGCTTTGGGGTGTATTGTTCTGATCTCTTATCCAGCTGCTGGGAATACTGGGAGCTCCTCTCTCAACATATTTGAAGGTCAAGTTTTTACGAAAGGTTATTTAAATCCTGACATTCCTACTTCAAGCCTCAGAAGCCGCACATGATTGCGTTGTTCCTTTAAGGGACTCACTTCTCCCATTCCGGCTGCCAAAgcgaggaggggagagagagagagaaagagagagagagggaaagagagacaagCAGCTGCCGCCCTGCCTGCATTTCGGTGGGCGCATGGTACTCACAGCAAGGTCCCTGGGCTGGGGCCGTGGGTCTTCAGCACTGCATCGCCTCGTGCCCGCAGGAAAATGGTGTCTGACGATCAGAGCAGCCTGGTCAATATTTGTCAGGTCGATTCCTGGAACTGGTATGAAGACAACAGAAGGGACTTTTTTTCAAAGTATCTGTCCTAGCTTTTTACAAACAAACGAGTGGATTGTGAGTCTGACCTGGCTCGGGTTAAGGCTGTTCTGATAGTGGTCACGACAGCAAGGGGGGTGG
The nucleotide sequence above comes from Equus asinus isolate D_3611 breed Donkey chromosome 7, EquAss-T2T_v2, whole genome shotgun sequence. Encoded proteins:
- the SERPINA11 gene encoding serpin A11; protein product: MGPPWLWLLETGILASVCCQPFPAHGDKSLGVPQAPRDQLSEPAPAYHKVTPAITHFALRLYKQLAAETPGNIFFSPVSISSTLALLSLGAQGDTPTQILEGLGFNLTETPEADIHRGFQSLIHTLNRPSPKHELKVGNSLFLDRQLKPRQHFLDAIRERYGAFAFSANFTDSATTGRQINDYVRKQTYGQVVDCLQEFTRDTLMVLVNYVFLKAKWKHPFNRYQTQKQESFSVDERTSLRIPMMHQKEMHRFLYDQDVACTVLQIEYSGNAQALLILPDPGKMEQVEVALQPETLRKWGQLLLPSLLDLHLPRFSISGSYNLEEILPHIGLTNIFNLEADLSGITGQLNKTISRVSHKAAVDMRERGTEAGAASGLLAQPQSLNATSAPHAHFNRPFLVLLWEVTTQSLLFLGKVVNPAAG